From a region of the Thermomonas sp. HDW16 genome:
- a CDS encoding DUF1801 domain-containing protein, which yields MHPDTQAYNDAQSAADKAICDLLARQIGTALPEAENKLWHRHPVWFLDGNPIAGYSKLKSCIRLLFWSGQSFDEAGLQDEGSFKAAEARYTDVAQVDVEALQRWLGKARDIQWDYKNIVKRKGKLERLK from the coding sequence ATGCATCCGGACACGCAGGCCTACAACGATGCGCAATCCGCCGCCGACAAGGCGATCTGCGACTTGCTCGCGCGGCAGATCGGCACTGCATTGCCAGAAGCCGAGAACAAACTCTGGCATCGCCACCCGGTGTGGTTCCTCGACGGCAATCCGATCGCCGGCTACAGCAAACTGAAATCCTGCATCCGCCTGCTGTTCTGGAGCGGACAATCCTTCGATGAGGCCGGCCTGCAGGACGAAGGCAGCTTCAAAGCCGCCGAAGCGCGTTACACCGATGTCGCGCAGGTGGATGTCGAGGCCCTGCAGCGCTGGCTGGGCAAGGCCCGCGACATCCAGTGGGATTACAAGAACATCGTCAAGCGCAAGGGCAAGCTCGAACGCTTGAAGTGA